The Bombyx mori chromosome 16, ASM3026992v2 region aattattctgttgattatttacgtacaattattatttaataatatagtattatataacactagcgacccgccctcgcttcgcttcggaaacattaaaacacacatgaaaccaagaaaaaaatttaaaaaaaagtagcctatgttcatcagggacaatgtcggcttctaatggaaaaagaatttttcaaatcggtccagtagtttcggagcctattcgaaacaaacaaacaaatctttcctctttataatattagtatagataaataacattaaaggcTTATTtcgccggaagctgtcaagcaGAAGGCGCccataaaatatataagtaagAAATATGTAAGAATAAGTAAGAAATATGAAtcaactatttacttgattataaaattactgattaaaaaataaaaagttcttTAAATTGCCTAATTATTAGGTTGTACCTGAACTAGTTCGTAAATAATGgctcacataataatattatgtgtgGCCGGAAGTGTTACTCTATAACACTACACTATCCTTACTTTTGACATTAAAGTCGAATCATTTCCATTTTATGTGCAACGATTCAAGCACAAGTACTGTTATCAGAATTTGAAATGAATTAAGCCAATCAATTTAtttctacatatttattttgatgtcACTTCAGTTATAAAtgtacattataatatattaattgtgTAATCATTAATTATGATTAAACcacactaaaaaataataatctataacTCGAATTTTACGTAATACTATAactcttaaataaattacagacTATAGGAACAATGGTAtcacattaatattataataactatgGGCTGCATCCGGGAAGGTGTTCAGTGTGTCCAGGTCATCAGTTGGCGTAGTTCCTGACGTCGAACCACTGGTAGATCTGTTCGCTCCTCGTGTCGTAATCGTACTCCAAACATTTCTTTCTGAACAATCTGCAACAGTTAAGCAATAGTTTAGAGATGCGATCAGTATTATCTTAGGACGACCTTGAACACGGTATCCTGTCGATAGTACTTTAGTTAGATTCAGAACTGACCCTCCGTAAGTGTTGCAGCCTACGACAGGGTAGTCTCGTCTGTAGCACTTGGTGCCTAGCGCGTTGAAGTATATCTTGCCGATTCTGCGCGACGTCTTCGTGTTAGCTTTGTTCAGACACAGCCGGAATGCCTCGTCACATTTACAGTTTAACCTGGAAGAAAGATGATAGCTGTATGATGATACTTCTAAAAGAACTATTGCCTTATTTAAGAACAAATCTTATTGAATTTATAGTACAATATTCTGTTTATTTCGTTTTCTTCAAATGTCCGTGTAGTACCTGGTGTAGAAGGCGTCGTTGGTGAGGCCGTGCTTGGTCTCCCCGGCGAGTATGAGGTCAGTGCAGTGGTCGTGTTCCCGACAGCACATGTCAGTCTCGCGCGCTGAGCCCAAGTCCTCGTAGTTCTTCGCTATGTCCCCTTTACCGCACCATTTTGTACCTGAAAATAATAAAGactatatttttagttttctgATACTTTTTCGATGGACCTAAGTATTGATTAGACGAACAGCGAGTCTGTAGTCGGTACCCAGAAAATAATTATGATCAACTAGTAAATAAACTCTTACCAGGAAAGATGAAGTCGAACTTCTTCCTTGCTATTCTTTCACTTTGAATATCTAGTACGTCTTTATCGATATTAACAGCAGAGTCGTTCGCAAACCAGCTGCCTGTTACTCTGTTAACGTACAAGGCGATCAGAACAATGAAACAACTCCAACACGCGATCATCTTGAACATTTCAACGGCTTTTTGTTTGAAACAATCGTCTTAAGGATATGCTATTAATTTGTAATAGCTCGCGTTTATAGCAGATGCTTACTGAATGATTGGAGTAATTGAAAATCTCTTATATACTATTTAATTGTTTACCTTCATTGATACATCTCGTTGTTTCCTTGAGCGTGACGACAGACAAACGTTGTCAATGAGCCGTCATCGTCGGGATAAGCCACAAAGGGaaaactattaatatttaaataacaatacgtattacattacataaattttaatacttgGCCACTGTTTGTTATTAGCGTAGTTACAGTCATTTACCGACCGATATTTcctcaataataaattttttttagattttcataTTTCCTAGATTTTCCCCGACAGGAAGAATCGAAAAACAAGACTAATTCTCCCACGTGTTTATGAATTTCATTGAAGTAAATATTCTGTTTAAGTTATCGTATTCAGAAAGAAAAAACAGTAATAGATAGGTCATTAACTCTCAGGCAATGATCATACCAAAATTTTATGGCCTAGGTCAGGGGTCGGCAAACTGCTTCTCTCGAGCCATACGCGGCGCTCTAGTTCCATACACATACATTcttgcataaaaaaaaatttaaaaatcgcCCTGAATTGATTAACTAGAATTAGGTACCATTTCTATCTCTAAAGCCATGCAAAGCTTCCATTGAATTTGTTTGCTCAATTGTTTGTTATTGAAGTACAAGTTAGTGTTGTAACTAAATctttagttatttaaattttttacttaaataataagTGAACCGAAGTGATCTGataatgtattgtaatatattgtCTGTTATAATTTTTCGTGAAAAAACACtacttataaattaataaatagatatttttcttattaataaatagattaagTTTGTTTatcaaaaaacttattaaagtACCTTTTATTGTTGGCGAGAACATTTTTTACTGACTCTATaagaattttgaaatttttttattctttcaacTCAATGCTGTCGTAAGGCCTAGGTTTAAGTAAACATGAAATTAGAGTTTCTACGCCTAATTAGGACACCTcaatatttagatttatttgatGCAATACGTTTTCCCTACTGTTTTGTTATAGAcagtttgaaaaagaaaaaaaatatcatttattaataacaacCAAATCTCATCCGTGACCAAAACAAACAAGAATTCGGTTGAGACCCAGAGGAGAAAATGATATTTaactgttttgtctttgcctatttTTATAAGGATAAAAATATCTTTCACCATTCAAAGCTAAAAAGGGGCTCAACAAGCACAAGTCCAGGGTTGCATGAAGTCCTGCTCAATGAAGGCTGTCTCTGCTCTCAGGAAACGGTCGGAGCAGAGTATATCAATGCACCATGTGGCTTCGGAAGGAACTCCCCTCCACTGTGTTTTCCAGACGATATGACAATATGTCCCAACGGTGAACCGTGGTGTAGCTGTGGATATTAACCATCAGGAAAGCCTTTTGCTGGCGCCCCTACAATGAGAATAAAATAGCTCCAGATCACCACTCCGTGGTagtacatttgttttattttctaactAAAGTCGGTAGTGGTACCTAATGTTCTTTCCTGTTTGCGAATCCAAGACCTACCCAGTCAGCGCCATCGTCAGCCCGCATCGTGTTGTTTTGATCACGCCTTACAACTCAATAACAGGCATCTTTTGAAAGAACACAAATACGAACGTAATATTGTGCACATGTTTATTTGCGTAGTGTTATTGTAGGTAATTACTTTGAGACTGAGAGCATCCCGGCTTGTCCCAACTTACGACGGAGATCACTACGTCATGTTCAAGGAAacaattaaacaatataaaGACTAACACGATCACTCGAATTATTCAGTCTTACAAAGGCTTCGGTTCGAAAAGTCACagtttgaattaattaaaaaatcaaatcaaagatGTTCAAAATGCTTTTTCCTGtgttttcattataataatcGTTTTGTATATTAACGGAGTGACGGGCAGCTGGTTTACTGACGACTCTGCGGTTAATACCGATGAAGATGTACTAGATATTCAAAATGAAACAATAGCAAGGAAGAAGTTCGACTTCATCTTCCCTGGTAAGAGTTTATTTACTAATTGATCATAATTATTTTCTGCGTATCGACTACAGACTCGCTGTTCGTCTAATCAATACCTGGTTCCAGCGAAAAAGTatcagaaaattaaaaatatagtcTTTATTATTTTCAGGTACAAAATGGTGCGGTAAAGGGGACATAGCGAAGAACTACGATGACCTGGGCTCAGCGCGCGAGACTGACATGTGCTGTCGGGAGCACGACCACTGCACTGACCTTATACTCGCCGGGGAGACCAAGCACGGCCTCACCAACGACGCCTTCTACACCAGGTACTTACTACACGGACATTTGAAGAAAACGCAATAAACAGAATATTGTACTATAAATTCAATAAGATTTGTTCTTCAATAAGGCAGTAGTTCTTTTAGAAGTATCATAATGTAGCTATCGTCTTTTTTCCAGGTTGAACTGTAAATGTGACGAGGCATTCCGGCTGTGTCTGAACAAAGCTAACACGAAGACGTCGCGCAGAATCGGCAAGATATACTTCAACGCGCTCGGCACCAAGTGCTACAGACGAGACTACCCTGTCGTAGGCTGCAACACTTACGGAGGGTCAGTACTGAATATAACTGAAGTACTATCGACAGGATACCGTGTTCAAAGACGTTCTAAGATAATACTGATCGCATCTCTAAACTATTGCTTAACTGTTACAGATTGTTCAGAAAGAAATGTTTGGAGTACGATTACGACACGAGGAGCGAACAGATCTACCAGTGGTTCGACGTCAGGAACTACGCCAACTGATGACCTGGACATACTGAACACCTTCCCGGATGCAGCCCATAGTTAATATAACATTAATGTGATACCATTGTTCCTATAgtctgtaatttatttaagagttatagtattacgtaaaatacgggttatagattattattttttagtgtgGTTTAATCATAATTACTAATTACACAATTAATATCTAATGTACATTTATAACTGAAGTgacatcaaaataaatatgtagaaaTAAATTGATTGGTTTAATTCATTTCAAATTCTGATAACAGTACTTGTGCTTGAATCGTTGCACATAAaatggaaattttatttatcgtatgaCATTCGTTTACCCTgcgtggttataatttaaatttacaatttgtgaaataatcgatagcttcttttgttacatttttgagATCTTCCACTTGGCCTGCGAATCTCGTTAGTGGGCATTCCATGACAATGTGGCGTACAGTGGGCATCCGCATTCACAGCTTTTGT contains the following coding sequences:
- the LOC101746203 gene encoding phospholipase A(2) isoform X1; translated protein: MFKMIACWSCFIVLIALYVNRVTGSWFANDSAVNIDKDVLDIQSERIARKKFDFIFPGTKWCGKGDIAKNYEDLGSARETDMCCREHDHCTDLILAGETKHGLTNDAFYTRLNCKCDEAFRLCLNKANTKTSRRIGKIYFNALGTKCYRRDYPVVGCNTYGGSVLNLTKVLSTGYRVQGRPKIILIASLNYCLTVADCSERNVWSTITTRGANRSTSGSTSGTTPTDDLDTLNTFPDAAHSYYNINVIPLFL
- the LOC134198703 gene encoding phospholipase A2-like; translation: MKAVSALRKRSEQNVQNAFSCVFIIIIVLYINGVTGSWFTDDSAVNTDEDVLDIQNETIARKKFDFIFPGTKWCGKGDIAKNYDDLGSARETDMCCREHDHCTDLILAGETKHGLTNDAFYTRLNCKCDEAFRLCLNKANTKTSRRIGKIYFNALGTKCYRRDYPVVGCNTYGGLFRKKCLEYDYDTRSEQIYQWFDVRNYAN
- the LOC101746203 gene encoding phospholipase A2 isoform X2, whose protein sequence is MFKMIACWSCFIVLIALYVNRVTGSWFANDSAVNIDKDVLDIQSERIARKKFDFIFPGTKWCGKGDIAKNYEDLGSARETDMCCREHDHCTDLILAGETKHGLTNDAFYTRLNCKCDEAFRLCLNKANTKTSRRIGKIYFNALGTKCYRRDYPVVGCNTYGGLFRKKCLEYDYDTRSEQIYQWFDVRNYAN